A window of Metopolophium dirhodum isolate CAU chromosome 6, ASM1992520v1, whole genome shotgun sequence genomic DNA:
GAACAACGTCTTAATCATTGCCATTAAGGAGACGCAAAGGGTATATTTTTCTGACTTGTGGAAGCAGCTGACTACATCGCAGATGATAACTCCCGCTTCGCTAGCTCAACTTGCCCCATTTGTTGATAATGACGGACTTATTCGTGTTGGAGGTCGTCTTCGATATTCAGCGTTAACCGAAGATGCAAAACATCCAATTCTTTTGCCACACTCTGCTCATGTCACTAAATTACTGATACGTCATTATCATTTGAGTTTTCTTCATGGTGGACCTAAATTAGTCCTATCCATGATGTCACATAAATTCTTGATTATCTCTGGCCGAGATGCCATACGACGATTTATATTTTCCTGCGTCACGTGTAGCCGTCACAAGGCAGATCACCCTCGACCGTTTATCCCATCAAGCCGTGTTCAATCACATCGCCCTTTCCTACATGTGGGTATGGATTACAGAGGGCCATTCGTGATTAAGGATTCTCGCCGCCGTAACGCACGCACTTTGAAAGCATATCTCGCTCTATTCATCTGTATGACAGTAAAGGTGGTCCATTTGGAAATTGTTTCTGACTTGACAACAGACGCCTTTCTTGCTGCATTAGACCGCTTCGTGGCTCATCGTGGAATTCCGGCACATTTGTACTCTGACTGTGGGACGAACTACGTTGGGGCTGCTCGGCAAATTAAGTCCATATTTAGGGATACCAGTGTACAAGAGAAAATGATTTCTCACCTCCCATGCACTTGGCACTTCAATCCACCAGCCGCGCCGCACTTCGGGGGGCTGTGGGAAGCTGCAATCAAGAGTTCAAAATATCACATGAAGCATGTCATTGGTACGCAAATTCTAACATTTGAGAAAATGTTAACATTGGTCACCCGCATCGAAGGAATATTAAATTCACGCCCACTTACACCGGTTTCATCAGATCCAAATGATCTCGTTCCGTTAACGCCCGGCCATTTTTTGATCGGGCAACCATTGCACGCTCTTCCAGAACTCGACGTTTTACAGGTTCCCCTCAATCGACTAAATAGATGGCAGTTGATCCGTCAGTGTCACCAATCTTTTTGGAAAAGATGGGCGAAAGAATATCTGACCACCTTGCAAGGCCGCCAGAAGTGGTTCCACAAAGAATTGAACCTAGCCATTGGGGACATGGTCATTGTTGAAGCCCCGAGTCAGCCCCCTTCCGAGTGGCGTTTAGGGCGTGTGACGGAAGTACATCCTGGCAAGGACGAAACAGTTCGGGTCGTTACCGTGCGTACTCAAGATGGTACTTACAAAAGACCAGTTGTCAAACTGGTTAGATTGCCGGAAGATCCATAAGTTCCTTGTCTTTCCACAAAATTTTCCtccataaatgtaattttagttttaagttaatttaagttTGGACGCTCTCTCGTCAAGGATCCAGGGATGTTTTGGAAGCCTGCGTCTTCCAACGTGGGGAGGATGTTCGGTGCGTATGCCAGTTTGGACTTTACCCTAACGTTATCGTCGCGGATAATGTTCAACGCGCGACCGTTCCATTATCTGTGTACCGCCGGCGGTCTCTTCCCCGCCGCATGCTTGTCCGACGCAGTACTTTGCAGTCGCAGTCGCTGTCGCAAGTCGACAAGTCGCCGGTCCTCAGCCGTCTTGACAAAACATATCGCTCGTTTTGTCTTCTGTGTGTTCGGTATATGTGCGAACCGGTGTGCCGTCGCTGTCAATATCCGTTGTGTGATTCCGTGCCCGTCCGAGCCGTTTTTGCTCACCAGCATAGTGCTCGCGTTCGTTTTCAATCGTTACAACAGCGTTGAGCACCTCGCTAAACCGTTCAGCTTCGTTAAGCTTCGCTTAGCCACCCGTAGCCTCTCGCGCCACGTGGTTGGTCGTTCCGACTGGTACGTGTACCTACTAAGTCGTCCGAGCACCTCGCACTTTCCCGCGTCACGCCCTCGCCGTGACCGCGTATTATTTTGGATATAGGATATTTGTCAAACCACGTCGTATGCATTTCGTCCTCGATTcagtttgttcaaaattttcGCACGCGCTTCGGCGCCCGCACGCGTAGTGTCGTAACCGCCGTTGTTACCCGCACGCGCAGTCATAATTGGCCGTCGTCCGACGACAGCCTACGCACGCACGCGTCGACCACCGAACGCAGATCAGCTGTTCACCACCGACGCAGATTGTCCAGCTACTCCGTATCAGGTCGTACCGTCTACGCAATCACATTTTATTAtcatccacctttttttattattattattgtttacgctCGTACTATTTTGTCACTCGaccattgaattattattttttttataagtttattatttgtcatttttgtCCTCTCTATTGGCGATCGCTTGTGGTCGGCCCCCACCTactactaacataatattaagcgTATTTTTCCCTGTAGCAACGGttaatatacgtcatatttatttgataatttttatacagaaattcaacgacattattatttttcactttcATTTTCCGTCACCCATTCTCCATTTTCCTATTACAGTCCACTACTATCGCACGACAATTACCATACGCAAAACATAATTCGTGAGCGGGCAATACCTGACAATCACACATACGCCGTCGAACTGCACGGCTGCTTTAATTCAGGTTGCCTCCACACAATGGCTGAAGCTCGAACCACCGAACGGTTATGCTTGGTTTAGTGTAGGTACCGGCCCGGTGAATCATAGGTGATAGGTCCCTGTACAGAGCAAACTGTTGTCTGCGTATTTTCCAGAAATGCTATCCAGGTGTCCACCATCGACAGGAGGTGTCTCGTCATCATGGTGCAAGTTTGATCGGCGGAGATGGGGCGTAATGCAAAGTGCTTATCTGTACACGTCGACGTGTCCCTGTATACATATATCTCATCCTATTTTACCTGTTTCACTTACATAACCAGTAGCACTTTATTTATCGGTCTACCCCGCGCCGCTGactatctgtataatattaatgttctaTTTTTGGGTGTGTATCGTTCCACCACAGCTGTGCGGTCGTTccccatattattttgtttagtaaatTCTGATAGTATCAACGTTCTAcgtatatcatcattattatcgtattgcatatttatttagtttattcctGATCATGCTCATATAGCCCATCAGTCGAGATTTTGTTTTGTTCGCCTGATATACTGTCTGACGACGATTTTTCCGTCCACGTATAGATCCACGCGCGttcaatttagtttttttattaatgttttatttttgcgacaatgatttttttgtacGTTATACGTAGTCGAATCCCGGTTGGTAGactgaagtaaaaaaaaaaaaaattaatgatccaCGTTAGGCCCAACACATCGACGGTTAGTTATAAGTTTGCCATATGTTGTAGCCCGTGGTGATTATCGTCACCCACAATGTAGGTTGTCGCACACCGGTGCCGTCGTTTGTACGTCCCGTGCACGTATGGTTGGTCGTAAGGAGTATTTGTGCCTACTTAGTAGGAGCGTAAAATGATTACTTGGCGTGGTGCCTAACACTatatccattttattttattaatggttACCGAGTTGTGGTTTCAGTATCGACGATTGTCGCTTTTTCGTATTATTCCGTACTAACGACTCTGATTGTTGTCGTTCAAcacgaataattatttttgtattctcCTAGTACTGTATGAGTACAACTATTATTCGTTAATCATTCTTCGTGTAGTATTgagttattttagttattatttttttattatactattcatgTGAATTATGCacatatattctaatatatccCGCGCCACggtgattttcaaaattttattaccAAACAAACTAGTGTGTTGTTCATGTGTCGTCCCGGCGTTACCGGTGATCATTTTCATTGATAGATTAATTTCATAACTTATTTCGCTATCGACATATTTGTCCTAGGATACTCATTCTCAATttacatattgtttttcttaattaatcTTTTGTCGTAAGACAATtagatacttatttatttatttttctcgcTGTTTGGCAGtcgtattaatattgtttttgtcatcaatataatttgttgaccgTTTTCTGTTACTTTCGAACGTCTCGTTGTGGgttgtctgtttttttttttgaatctcATCAGTCGTAGCATCTATATTGGTTGACCTGTTCGTGGATGGACAGTGCCGGGAAAAGAAACACCAAGCCACCAGTCTGATTAATCGATCAAATTCTCCAACCAGAAATTTTAACCCCGTCCGGATCCAACATGCCTCCTGTTGTCACAACGTCTATTGACACTGGAACCACTGAGAATATAAAGATGATCTCTAGTCAATCCACATCCAAGCCGAGCACCCCCGATCAAACGATTCAGAATATGTTTAAGCAGTTACTGGTGTTATGGATTTTACGCACAACACAAAATAAACGTACGCAccaatttaagattaaaataattaatgtattttttattaaaattggtagTAAAAATCTTAAGTATAGCTACAAACTGTTAATCGAACACTCGTAATTCTACGACTGACTGACTCCCTGTGTGTTGTCGTGACGGTGCCCCGTCTCACATAAAAAAACCCTTATTCAGCGGTTCCCACGGTAGCAGCGTCTTACGACACACACTCTGCATTATGATTGTCTATATATGTTGTTAACATATACCTAtcgatatataaaaaataaaatatgtgctaATCAGGGGTTCTTAACACCCCCCAGACTAATGAGACACGGGGGTCCAATGACCACAGTGTTTCacttaaatgtttaagtttctgCAAAGTTTCGAATTTTCTGTTATTTGGGGGTCAGTTCAgtttgacaataaaataataaaatattaaaaggaaaaaaataataaaagtaagaaaaataaattacactgtGTGTCTTCCTGAATACCATTAGGTTTTTCATGCTTCTGGTATTTCAGGGTTGTATatttttgtgacattttttcttaaactaaaacttaatatactagttgttaatattgttagtattacaataatataaatgacaatAACGTGAATGTTAatgttgaaaattaatgaaGGTTCAGCTAGGGTATGTGAAAGTTCATTTAACTCAACTGCTTTATTAGTCAGttggttcaaattttgaattaggatTTTATTAGTGAGGTTTTGAGGAATAATTGTTTTGACTATATCTGCCAATGTGTGTAACGGTTCATTCTTAGAATTTTCTGGTATAATATCTGAATGACTATCCCTACTAGCTttgttattagaaaataatatagagtttctgagattaattttacaaaatgggGGTATAGTTATTCTACCTACGCCCTCAATTTCTATCTTGGAATTTTCTGTTGGATTTGTGCAAGTGATGGTACCTACTTTCCGTTGGGTATAATAGATCCATGAATTAGTTTGCACTAACTGATGCCATATAGGGGCTTTTAATGAAACGAATTTGAATTTGCAATAGTCtggattaaattgattattcacTAATAATGAAACTACACATACATCTGATTCTGCACAATGCTGTACATGTTGATTACCTCTACAAACTTTATAGGGCTTTAATGTTGTACATTCTTCCCACTTTGCGTAATCTAAAGCAATAAAATTTTCGTTGTCTCTGCTTACACCTAAATAATCTATTTCAGGGTCGACTAAGAAAATGGTTTGTTCACTGTGGGGTATGGGTAAAGATATAGggtggtatatactatattcctCACTGGTAATTAGTGGGATTTCTATGACGTAGATAAGATAGTTGTCTTTTAAGAATATGTTTTTTTCAGAG
This region includes:
- the LOC132946316 gene encoding uncharacterized protein LOC132946316, whose amino-acid sequence is MAHYQATTTICENMKNRLGNVEIEEICSLSIQQFSRATLPYLNEIEADHRSLMLAINNDDNRVRRGLGQTFRHMANVLYGVCSKIDVEFIINQITELNRSKVPSKSNIPEKIRFLQAEVNNSTQQLELQQQKVEQNLQYLQVQTNLTIQNLNKLAFRTKVLEQSLLFELVLNKYAYKTQNLISIINTALDGKIHTSVFTPQHIIKELLEIKVDLPIGNIFPLEVNIESLNEILRISEKNIFLKDNYLIYVIEIPLITSEEYSIYHPISLPIPHSEQTIFLVDPEIDYLGVSRDNENFIALDYAKWEECTTLKPYKVCRGNQHVQHCAESDVCVVSLLVNNQFNPDYCKFKFVSLKAPIWHQLVQTNSWIYYTQRKVGTITCTNPTENSKIEIEGVGRITIPPFCKINLRNSILFSNNKASRDSHSDIIPENSKNEPLHTLADIVKTIIPQNLTNKILIQNLNQLTNKAVELNELSHTLAEPSLIFNINIHVIVIYIIVILTILTTSILSFSLRKNVTKIYNPEIPEA